ATCAAGAAAAAATAATAGATGAAAAAGATTTAAAAAAACTTAAAAACAGAAAATTTGAAATAGTTGTTATTGGAATATCTACAGGAGGCCCTGCGGCACTAAAGACAATACTACCAGAAATTCCTAAAAATTTTCCTTTACCAATAATAATTGTTCAACATATGCCAAAAGGATTTACAACAGAATTCGCAAAAAGCCTTAACAATATTTGCAACTTAACTGTCAAAGAAACAAGTAATAAAGAAATACTTCAAAAAGGATTCATATACATAAGTTCTGGGGGATACCATACAAGAATTAATAAAATAAACGAAAACTATCAAATAGAAGTCTTCGATGCTGAGAATGTAAATGGACACAAACCTTCTATAGGAGTACTCTTTAAGTCAATATCAGAAAATGTGAAAGACAAAGCAATAGCTTTAATAATGACTGGAATGGGAAGTGATGGCTCTAGAGAAATTGGAGAGATTAAAAAAGCTGGTGGATTAACTATTGCACAAGATGAGAAAAGTTCAGTGGTTTTTGGAATGCCCAAAATAGCAATAGAAGAAAATAATATAGACTATATAGTTTCAATAAGTCATGTGGTAAAATTATTAAAAGCCATTCTTCTTGATGGTTAAATTTTTAAAGACAAGGATCGCATTTGGACATCACAAAAGAGAATACTGAAGATTGTTTTTTACACGTTAGCACTCTTGACACAGACCATGACAAAATATATGTACTAGGAACAGCACATGTATCAAAAAAAAGTTCACAAGACACAGCTACTTTAATCGAAACATTAAAGCCAGACTTTATTGCCGTTGAACTTGATGAGGCTCGTTACCACGCAATCCTAAAGACAGATGAAAACGAAAAATGGCGCAATTTAGATATATATAAAGTAATCAAACAAGGAAAAGCATTTTTACTAATAGTACAAATCATTTTAAGTAATTTTCAAAAAAAATTAGCAAAAGAACAAGGAATTAATCCTGGAGAAGAGATGAAAACGGCGATTTTAAAAGCTAAAGAGCACAACATACCGTTAATACTCGCGGACAGAAAAGTTGAGACAACTCTAAAGAGAGCATGGAACTGTGTCCCAACTTTTGAAAAAGTCAAAATAATATCAAGCTTGTTTTCATTCTCAGACGTAAAAGTCACACAAGATGAAATTGAAAAACTCAAAGAACAAGATGTTCTATCAAATATGATGGAAGAACTTGCAAAAGAAATTCCTACTGTAAAAAAAGTTTTAATTGATGAAAGAGATGAATTTATAGCAAGTAAAATACTTGAGGGTTCAGGAACAATTCTTGCAGTTGTTGGAGCTGGTCATGTAAAGGGCATAATAGCAAATTTAAAAGAAATTAAAGAAAACAAAAAGATTGTCAACATTGACAATCTCAATACCATACCTAAAAATACTTTCTCGGTGAGTAAATTAATATCTTACTTTATAGCAATCTCAATTGTCATACTGATGGCAAGTTCATTCTACTTTAAAGGCTTTGATTTTGCATACAAAAATTTAGAGTTTTGGATAATATGTAACTCTTTATTTGCGGGTCTTGCTGCTCTTTTACTAAGAGCTAATATTATAACGATAATAACAGCATCAATTGGTGCTCCAATATTTTCCCTAATTCCATTTATTGGAACAGGTATGGTTGCAGGTCTTGTTGAAGCTTACATAAATAAACCAAAAATAAAAGATTTTGAAAAACTACAAGAAGATTTGGAAAACATAAAAGGATATTTTAAGAACAAAGTTACAAAAATTTTATTAATAGTATTTTTCGTAAACATTGGGTCTGCAATTGGAACAATTGTTGGATTTAAATTCTTGTTAAATATCTTTAGCTAAACCAAAAAGAAAAATAAGAGTATACAGGAGTTACATTATGAAACTTGTTTTTTTAGGACCTCCGGGTTCTGGAAAAGGCACAATTGCCAAGATCTTATCAGGCAAACTAAATTACTATCATATTTCAACAGGAGATCTATTTAGAGCAAACATATCAAATGCTACACCTCTTGGTAAGGAAATCAAACAAATAGTTGAAAATGGACAATTAGTACCCGACTCAATTACAATCAAAATTGTTGAAGATAAAATCAATACCCTTGCAAATAAGGATAATTTTATTCTTGACGGATTTCCTAGAAACATCAATCAAGCTAAAGCTCTAGATACGTTCTTGCAAAATATTCAAATAATAAACTTTTTACTTGATGAAGCGATACTAATAAAAAGGCTTTCTGGAAGAAGAATATGCCAATCCTGCGGCGGAATATTTAACATATATACACTTCCTACAAAAGAAAAGGGTATTTGTGATCTTTGCAAAGGAAGCCTTTACCAACGAAAAGATGACGTAGAAGAGTCTTTAAAAATCAGACTTCAAGAATATCATTTACAGACAAAACCTCTAATAGATTTTTACTCAAAAAACAACAGGCTTAATAACATAAATGCATCAAAGGATATTGATGGAGTAGAAAAAAGCTTAATAGAAATAATATCAAAGTATTAAAAAATATTAATTTAAAATAATAATGATAATTATTTATAAATAATTTATATTTAAAAAAAAATAAGGTATAATGTGAGAAAGTATTTTATGGAAGAAAGAATTTATATGATAAAAAAACTATTCATGGTATTGATATTTTTACAGACTATCTTAATCTATTCAAAAGAAAATCAAGATGAAATGGGATATTTTTATGTCAACTCTCAAATGGCTTATTATCCATCACATGCACTAGGAACTTCAGGAAGCAAATTTTCTCCAAGCTTCATATCCCCTCAATTTAAATCAGTATCACCAAACAATCAGATTTCACCTAGTTCTTGGGGAAGTATAAAACTAATATCAAATTTAGGTTACTATAAATTTTTTAAAATCTTAAAAAATCCCGATCCACATTCACTTTTACTTCAAAATACTGGAATAGACGTTGATTTTAAAATCGGACTCTCACCTGTTGTTGCACTACTTAAAGGAAACATCGGTTTCACTCCCATTGCATTTATTAATCTATATACAGGAATTGAAATTGGAATAGGTTGGCAAGGATTTGGATTTAAAGGTATTGGGATACACGTGGGCAATGGGCGATACTCAAGTAAACCTGAACTTTATTCTGAGGTAACAATGGGAGGTAGGCTACAATTTGATCTAAATGCTGTGTTTGGTGGAGACTGGACTCACATTATTACAGTAGTTGGAAATAATATTCTTCATATAAAAAATCCACATGCTAAGGACAATCAACTTTGGAAATATAAAGCTGATGAAGGTAAAAATATAAATGGATTTACAATAAACCCTTATGCACTCCTAGCTTACAAAATGCCAATACCTCTTAATATAATTGGGCTGTTATACGAAGGCCAAACATACATTGGACATGCAAGAAACGTAAGCACAACACAAAATCAAGGATGGGGCAGTGATTTCTTTTATCACAATTTCTCCCTTATTTCAAAAATTGAAATCATAGAAAATTTAACACTAGACATGCAATTCAAATTCTCAACAGCACCCATTTACACAGTAAACACAATGGGAATGGCCGATATCTCAAAAAGAATAAGTACAAATAATTCATATATTTACTACGATTCTATTGGATTTTCTTTAACTTATAAGATCTAACTTTAATATTTACATTGATTGCGACCAGAGATCTTAGCTTCATATAATTTGTCATCAGCAAGTTTAATAATATTGGTAAAATTGGAATCATAAGGAATTTGTTCAGCAAGACCAATTGAAACTGTAACAAAATTAGAAATATTACTGTACTCATGAACTATTTCCAAATTCCTAATATCTTCAATTAAAATACTAACAATCTTAATCACTTCGTTCAAACTCTTATTTACAGAAAATAAAATAAATTCCTCACCACCATAACGAGCAATATCTATCTTATATTTAATGGCAATTTTATTCAAACTCTTTGCAATCAACCTAAGACATTCATCACCATTGGTATGTCCATAGTTATCATTATATTTTTTAAAATAATCAATATCTAACATCCCCACAATAACGTTCTTTTTATGCTCCAAAGCTTGCATCCAAGACTTAGCAAACTTATCTGTAAAAAACCTTCTATTAGGAATTTGAGTTAGACCATCAATTCTTGCAAGATTCTTAAAATAGTCCCTAAGTCTTTTAAGCTCAAGATGGGTTTTAATTCTTGCATCAATTATCCTGCCATTAAAAGGTTTTAAAATATAATCCACCCCACCAACACTAAATCCTTCAAGTTGAGCATCAGTAGAATCGCTTGAACTGATAAAGATTACAGGAATATCTTTAGTCTCAGGATCATTTTTAAGCCTTTTGCAAACCTCATAACCGCTAACATCTGGAAGCAATACATCAAGAAGGATCAAATCAGGACTAGCAATCTCAACCTGTTTTAAAGCATCAAACCCATTTAATGCAACCCTAATCTCATACTTATGTTGCAATATATCTATTAATAAATCTAAATTTGTGGGTGTATCATCCACAAGTAGCAATTTCTGAGGTTCAACTGAAATTTCCTCAAAATTATCCAAAATCATACCTTTAGTCATGACTTCCCTATTTATCTAAGATTTATCATACGTTTAACAATATTAGCGCTCTCTTTGAAATTATATACTCTTAAATATTTAATAAGAGAATCAAATAATATAATATTATTGTCATCTAAACTATACCTTTTAAGCACCTCAAGCACTTCCTTATACTCTTTTGGATTTCTATCTTCTATGCCATTTAAAAGCTTTTGCATAAGACTCAAAAATTCATCATTGCTTTTAAATTTTAATTTTTCCTGATCGTAAGTTTCGATAACATCTAAAATCTGCTCCCTTATGTTCTTAATGAGTACAATCAAACCCTTACGCGCTTCAGAATACAATATTTTTAATTCATGTATTGAACCTGTATTTATCTCAATCTGTTTAAAATTCCCAAATAAGTTACTACGCATATTACCAAGAGCTCCCGCTATTGAATGTGCTAATTCTTTTACTAATTTTATATTATTTAAATTAAAAGCCTCATCCAAATCACGTATCAAATTATCGCTCATGTTAACAAATCCCCTGCACAAATCAACATACATATCATATGAGATATTTAAATCTTTTAAAGCATTATTAATATCTAAATTGGGTAAATTAGAAAACCCATCGAATGTCTTATCTGCTATAATTTTATTATCTTCAACCTCAATATGTAAATATTTTTTTAATATATACTTAATCGAACTAATGTGTATCGGTTTCGCAAGATAATCATTCATTCCATTTTCTAAACACCTATCTTTATATTCTCTTAATGCATGTGCAGTAACAGCTATTAATACACATGGATTTAAGTTATTCTGGCTTTCAAATTTGCGTATTTCTTTAGATACCGTAAGTCCATCACAATTTGGCATTCTTATATCAATAAAAGCCATATCATATTTATTAGTTTTTAAAAATTCAATAGCCTTAACACCATCATCAACAATATCAATAGAATCTTCTTTGACACCTATAACAATCAAAACATTTTTTAAAATCTTTTGATTAATTTCATTATCCTCAGCTATTAAGATACCAACATTATTTTTAAGCTTAAGAGTATTAGACTCATTTATTATTGGAACATCTACAATTGCACCATTTTTAATCCAATCAGAATAAAAATCCCACCTTTGAAAAGGTTTTTGCATGTATTCATATTTAAAATCAATGATCTCATCACTCTTTAAACAATAAAACACAAAAACTATTCTTACATTAGAATTCAAACTTTCAATCTTCTCAGCAAACTTAAGACCTTCTTGTAAACCAAAATCGTCGACATTTATAAAAACAAAATCATAATAAGGATACCTATAAAAGGCCTTATAAGCATGCTCATAAGAATAAAAATAATGTATATCCTTATAATCAAATATCTTACTTATGTCTCTTAATACTTCAACGGTCTTTTTACTTAAAAATAAACTTAAAATCTTTTTATTTGTCACCAATTCCAATTTATTTACTTCTTTATCTTTAATCTTATGACCTAAAACAAAAGGCAACATAAATGAAAAAGTTGTTCCCTTGCCTACCTCACTCTCAACTGCGATACCAGGACCGCCCATTAAACTAACAAGCTTCCTAGATATTGCAAGTCCAAGACCGCTTCCCTCATACTTTTTTGAATCAGAATCATTGCCTTGTCTAAATAACCCAAATATTACAGGTATATTACTTTCTTTAATTCCTTTACCAGTATCAGTCACTTTAAACTCAATAGTAATTATTTTATTACCATCATTATCTTCTGTACTGCGGATCATCTCATAGTTTAAAACTATGATTCCATCTGTAGTA
This portion of the Borrelia turicatae 91E135 genome encodes:
- a CDS encoding chemotaxis protein CheB, yielding MQIKIYVLVIEASSVNRKTISDIINSSLKLEVIATAANTDFALKKLKKHPDVILLSLEEETIKEITLIKKKENINNKLPVIILSSNKDIAKNAILKGADDFIIKTDNKLESIKDKIIDLLSIYGNKTIKNKIITDINFKFKTNQYLINNKVNKENSNTTKATDKNENTNLNQEKIIDEKDLKKLKNRKFEIVVIGISTGGPAALKTILPEIPKNFPLPIIIVQHMPKGFTTEFAKSLNNICNLTVKETSNKEILQKGFIYISSGGYHTRINKINENYQIEVFDAENVNGHKPSIGVLFKSISENVKDKAIALIMTGMGSDGSREIGEIKKAGGLTIAQDEKSSVVFGMPKIAIEENNIDYIVSISHVVKLLKAILLDG
- a CDS encoding TraB/GumN family protein; the encoded protein is MDITKENTEDCFLHVSTLDTDHDKIYVLGTAHVSKKSSQDTATLIETLKPDFIAVELDEARYHAILKTDENEKWRNLDIYKVIKQGKAFLLIVQIILSNFQKKLAKEQGINPGEEMKTAILKAKEHNIPLILADRKVETTLKRAWNCVPTFEKVKIISSLFSFSDVKVTQDEIEKLKEQDVLSNMMEELAKEIPTVKKVLIDERDEFIASKILEGSGTILAVVGAGHVKGIIANLKEIKENKKIVNIDNLNTIPKNTFSVSKLISYFIAISIVILMASSFYFKGFDFAYKNLEFWIICNSLFAGLAALLLRANIITIITASIGAPIFSLIPFIGTGMVAGLVEAYINKPKIKDFEKLQEDLENIKGYFKNKVTKILLIVFFVNIGSAIGTIVGFKFLLNIFS
- a CDS encoding adenylate kinase gives rise to the protein MKLVFLGPPGSGKGTIAKILSGKLNYYHISTGDLFRANISNATPLGKEIKQIVENGQLVPDSITIKIVEDKINTLANKDNFILDGFPRNINQAKALDTFLQNIQIINFLLDEAILIKRLSGRRICQSCGGIFNIYTLPTKEKGICDLCKGSLYQRKDDVEESLKIRLQEYHLQTKPLIDFYSKNNRLNNINASKDIDGVEKSLIEIISKY
- a CDS encoding GGDEF domain-containing response regulator, giving the protein MTKGMILDNFEEISVEPQKLLLVDDTPTNLDLLIDILQHKYEIRVALNGFDALKQVEIASPDLILLDVLLPDVSGYEVCKRLKNDPETKDIPVIFISSSDSTDAQLEGFSVGGVDYILKPFNGRIIDARIKTHLELKRLRDYFKNLARIDGLTQIPNRRFFTDKFAKSWMQALEHKKNVIVGMLDIDYFKKYNDNYGHTNGDECLRLIAKSLNKIAIKYKIDIARYGGEEFILFSVNKSLNEVIKIVSILIEDIRNLEIVHEYSNISNFVTVSIGLAEQIPYDSNFTNIIKLADDKLYEAKISGRNQCKY